A single genomic interval of Camelina sativa cultivar DH55 chromosome 11, Cs, whole genome shotgun sequence harbors:
- the LOC104722919 gene encoding uncharacterized protein LOC104722919 isoform X1: MSETETVPDEFRCNRSDGKQWRCKRRALEGKKMCEAHHSSQSLKRSKQKASESMKLVRSRRGGGGGGGDEAACSEIEPSEHRIRAKRLGKSKRKRVMGEAEAMDEAVKKMKLKRGDLQLDLIRMVLKREVEKRKRLPNQKKKTKKVNSSNGGFGEFVGEELTRVLPNGVMAISPPSPTTSNVSSPCDVKVGEEPISVAKRRFRSKNIEPLPVGKMQVVPFKGDLVNGKKEKKKRCHWCGTRGFGDLISCLSCEREFFCIDCIEKRNKGSREEVEEKCPVCCGSCRCKVCSVTMSGVTECKDSQSVRSDIDRVLHLHYAVCMLLPVLKEINAEHKVEMENDAEKKGGNPAEPQVHSSESTSDDLQLCSSDNSAVVDLKKRCTRSSSVLRLSCDQDQSQGSLSRKVGPVKCSNGIKSLSDCKLKEVKGCSNNLSLSLLSLELTSKLEISAEEVVSCYELPEVLDKFFGCPFCHGMETKSSSSDSNLKEASKRREDGTGKFLYYPTVMEFQQNNLEHFQTHWSKGHPVVVRSVLKGGLSQNWDPVAMFCCYLMTINSKTGNSTDCMDWFEVEIGVKQFFLGSLRGKAETNTCQERLKLEGWLSSSLFKEQFPNHYAEILNILPISHYMDPKSGLLNIAANLPDTVQTPDFGPCLNISYRSGEEYALPDSVKKLGFETCDMVDILLYVTETHVSTKQICRIRKLMKNIGRVRSKNPEQGRESRFDKGKKRDRSEAYAQRDGLDGYPSSDSESSQHCLGAKCRGTKFEGEERESCNDSCEEESLSNSYGARWDVFQKQDVSKLLEYINNHSLELESMDSSKKNVSHPLLEQSYYLDEYHKEKLKEEFDVEPWSFDQCVGEAVIVPAGCPYQNRKNKSCVNAVVKFLSPEHVTESIKRVEELNQLPQSVKTKANKIEVKKMAIHKISEAVKEIRELTSSDSTGASRLYN; this comes from the exons ATGTCGGAGACCGAGACCGTCCCAGACGAGTTTCGTTGCAACCGCTCCGATGGTAAGCAATGGAGGTGCAAGAGACGAGCTTTAGAGGGTAAAAAGATGTGCGAGGCTCATCACTCTTCTCAGAGCTTAAAGCGGAGTAAGCAGAAAGCTTCAGAGTCGATGAAGCTCGTTAGatcaagaagaggaggaggaggaggaggaggagacgaagCGGCGTGTTCTGAGATCGAACCGAGCGAACACAGAATTAGGGCTAAGAGATTGGGGAAATCGAAGAGGAAGCGAGTTATGGGTGAAGCTGAGGCTATGGATGAAGCGGTTAAGAAGATGAAGCTGAAGAGAGGGGATTTGCAGCTGGATTTGATTAGGATGGTGCTGAAGAGAGAAgttgagaagaggaagaggttaccgaatcagaagaagaagacgaagaaggtgaATAGTAGTAATGGTGGGTTTGGTGAATTTGTTGGAGAGGAGCTAACGAGGGTTCTTCCTAATGGTGTGATGGCGATTTCACCACCTTCTCCGACTACAAGTAATGTGTCTTCTCCTTGTGATGTTAAAGTTGGTGAAGAGCCAATTTCGGTTGCTAAACGAAGGTTTAGGTCTAAGAACATTGAACCTTTGCCTGTTGGCAAAATGCAG GTGGTTCCTTTCAAGGGGGATTTGGTCAAtggaaagaaggagaagaagaagaggtgtcATTGGTGTGGAACCAGAGGATTTGGGGATTTGATTAGTTGTTTGAGTTGTGAAAGAGAGTTCTTTTGCATTGATTGTATCGAGAAAAG GAACAAGGGGTCGAGAGAAGAAGTTGAGGAAAAATGCCCTGTATGCTGTGGATCATGCAGGTGCAAGGTTTGCTCAGTCACTATGTCTGGAGTCACTGAATGTAAG GATTCTCAGAGTGTCAGGAGTGATATTGACAGGGTTTTGCATCTGCATTATGCGGTGTGCATGCTTCTTCCAGTACTAAAAGAAATCAATGCAGAACACAAAGTAGAGATGGAGAATGACGCTGAAAAGAAAG GGGGAAATCCAGCTGAACCTCAAGTACATAGCTCTGAATCAACCTCTGATGATCTACAGCTCTG CAGCAGTGACAACTCTGCTGTTGTGGATTTGAAAAAAAGGTGCACCCGCAGTTCCTCAGTTCTCAGGCTAAGTTGTGACCAAGATCAGAGTCAAGGGAGCTTATCTAGAAAGGTTGGGCCAGTTAAATGCTCGAATGGTATAAAATCTCTATCAGATTGTAAGCTGAAAGAAGTCAAAGGATGCAGCAATAACCTTTCTCTGAGTCTATTGTCTCTGGAGTTGACAAGCAAGTTAGAAATCAGTGCAGAGGAAGTAGTCAGTTGCTATGAATTGCCTGAAGTCTTGGATAAATTCTTTGGATGTCCATTTTGTCATGGAATGGAAACGAAATCTAGTAGTAGCGATAGTAACTTGAAAGAAGCAtctaagagaagagaagacggAACTGGCAAATTTTTATACTACCCCACAGTGATGGAATTTCAACAAAACAATCTCGAACACTTTCAGACACACTGGAGTAAAGGCCATCCTGTAGTAGTTCGCAGTGTGTTAAAGGGTGGTTTAAGCCAGAACTGGGATCCAGTAGCCATGTTCTGTTGCTATCTTATGACCATAAACAGCAAAACTGGCAATAGTACCGATTGTATGGATTGGTTTGAG GTAGAAATTGGCGTAAAGCAATTTTTTTTAGGGTCTTTGAGAGGAAAGGCTGAGACTAATACTTGTCAAGAAAGGCTGAAGCTGGAGGGATGGCTTTCGTCTTCATTGTTTAAAGAACAGTTTCCAAATCATTATGCTGAAATACTGAATATTTTACCAATTTCACACTACATGGATCCGAAGAGCGGACTACTAAATATCGCAGCCAACCTACCTGACACTGTACAAACACCTGATTTTGGTCCATGCCTCAATATTTCATACAGGAGTGGTGAAGAATATGCACTGCCTGATTCTGTGAAGAAGTTAGGTTTCGAAACTTGTGACATG GTTGatatcttgttatatgtcaCAGAAACACATGTATCCACTAAACAGATTTGTAGGATAAGAAAGCTTATGAAAAATATTGGAAGAGTAAGATCTAAAAACCCAGAGCAGGGGAGGGAGAGTAGATTTGATAAGGGAAAGAAACGAGATAGGTCTGAGGCATATGCTCAGAGAGATGGGTTGGATGGCTATCCCAGTTCTGATTCAGAATCTTCACAACACTGTTTAGGCGCTAAATGCAGAGGCACTAAGTTTGaaggagaggaaagagaaagttgCAACGACTCTTGTGAAGAAGAAAGCCTAAGCAACTCTTATGGTGCCCGGTGGGATGTATTTCAGAAACAAGATGTTTCTAAACTTCTCGAGTATATTAATAACCACTCTCTCGAGCTAGAATCCATGGATTCCAGCAAAAAAAAC GTGAGTCATCCATTACTTGAGCAGAGTTACTATCTTGATGAGTACCACAAAGAAAAGCTTAAGGAAGAGTTTG ACGTTGAACCATGGAGTTTTGATCAATGTGTTGGGGAAGCAGTCATCGTCCCTGCTGGATGTCCATACCAAAATAGAAAGAATAAG TCTTGCGTAAATGCGGTCGTGAAGTTTCTGTCACCTGAGCATGTTACTGAATCTATTAAACGAGTGGAGGAGCTCAATCAACTTCCTCAGAGCGTCAAAACGAAAGCAAATAAGATTGAG GTGAAGAAAATGGCAATTCATAAAATTAGCGAAGCTGTAAAGGAAATCCGGGAACTCACATCTTCAGATTCAACTGGTGCATCGAGATTATATAACTAG
- the LOC104722919 gene encoding uncharacterized protein LOC104722919 isoform X2, which translates to MSETETVPDEFRCNRSDGKQWRCKRRALEGKKMCEAHHSSQSLKRSKQKASESMKLVRSRRGGGGGGGDEAACSEIEPSEHRIRAKRLGKSKRKRVMGEAEAMDEAVKKMKLKRGDLQLDLIRMVLKREVEKRKRLPNQKKKTKKVNSSNGGFGEFVGEELTRVLPNGVMAISPPSPTTSNVSSPCDVKVGEEPISVAKRRFRSKNIEPLPVGKMQVVPFKGDLVNGKKEKKKRCHWCGTRGFGDLISCLSCEREFFCIDCIEKRNKGSREEVEEKCPVCCGSCRCKVCSVTMSGVTECKDSQSVRSDIDRVLHLHYAVCMLLPVLKEINAEHKVEMENDAEKKGGNPAEPQVHSSESTSDDLQLCSDNSAVVDLKKRCTRSSSVLRLSCDQDQSQGSLSRKVGPVKCSNGIKSLSDCKLKEVKGCSNNLSLSLLSLELTSKLEISAEEVVSCYELPEVLDKFFGCPFCHGMETKSSSSDSNLKEASKRREDGTGKFLYYPTVMEFQQNNLEHFQTHWSKGHPVVVRSVLKGGLSQNWDPVAMFCCYLMTINSKTGNSTDCMDWFEVEIGVKQFFLGSLRGKAETNTCQERLKLEGWLSSSLFKEQFPNHYAEILNILPISHYMDPKSGLLNIAANLPDTVQTPDFGPCLNISYRSGEEYALPDSVKKLGFETCDMVDILLYVTETHVSTKQICRIRKLMKNIGRVRSKNPEQGRESRFDKGKKRDRSEAYAQRDGLDGYPSSDSESSQHCLGAKCRGTKFEGEERESCNDSCEEESLSNSYGARWDVFQKQDVSKLLEYINNHSLELESMDSSKKNVSHPLLEQSYYLDEYHKEKLKEEFDVEPWSFDQCVGEAVIVPAGCPYQNRKNKSCVNAVVKFLSPEHVTESIKRVEELNQLPQSVKTKANKIEVKKMAIHKISEAVKEIRELTSSDSTGASRLYN; encoded by the exons ATGTCGGAGACCGAGACCGTCCCAGACGAGTTTCGTTGCAACCGCTCCGATGGTAAGCAATGGAGGTGCAAGAGACGAGCTTTAGAGGGTAAAAAGATGTGCGAGGCTCATCACTCTTCTCAGAGCTTAAAGCGGAGTAAGCAGAAAGCTTCAGAGTCGATGAAGCTCGTTAGatcaagaagaggaggaggaggaggaggaggagacgaagCGGCGTGTTCTGAGATCGAACCGAGCGAACACAGAATTAGGGCTAAGAGATTGGGGAAATCGAAGAGGAAGCGAGTTATGGGTGAAGCTGAGGCTATGGATGAAGCGGTTAAGAAGATGAAGCTGAAGAGAGGGGATTTGCAGCTGGATTTGATTAGGATGGTGCTGAAGAGAGAAgttgagaagaggaagaggttaccgaatcagaagaagaagacgaagaaggtgaATAGTAGTAATGGTGGGTTTGGTGAATTTGTTGGAGAGGAGCTAACGAGGGTTCTTCCTAATGGTGTGATGGCGATTTCACCACCTTCTCCGACTACAAGTAATGTGTCTTCTCCTTGTGATGTTAAAGTTGGTGAAGAGCCAATTTCGGTTGCTAAACGAAGGTTTAGGTCTAAGAACATTGAACCTTTGCCTGTTGGCAAAATGCAG GTGGTTCCTTTCAAGGGGGATTTGGTCAAtggaaagaaggagaagaagaagaggtgtcATTGGTGTGGAACCAGAGGATTTGGGGATTTGATTAGTTGTTTGAGTTGTGAAAGAGAGTTCTTTTGCATTGATTGTATCGAGAAAAG GAACAAGGGGTCGAGAGAAGAAGTTGAGGAAAAATGCCCTGTATGCTGTGGATCATGCAGGTGCAAGGTTTGCTCAGTCACTATGTCTGGAGTCACTGAATGTAAG GATTCTCAGAGTGTCAGGAGTGATATTGACAGGGTTTTGCATCTGCATTATGCGGTGTGCATGCTTCTTCCAGTACTAAAAGAAATCAATGCAGAACACAAAGTAGAGATGGAGAATGACGCTGAAAAGAAAG GGGGAAATCCAGCTGAACCTCAAGTACATAGCTCTGAATCAACCTCTGATGATCTACAGCTCTG CAGTGACAACTCTGCTGTTGTGGATTTGAAAAAAAGGTGCACCCGCAGTTCCTCAGTTCTCAGGCTAAGTTGTGACCAAGATCAGAGTCAAGGGAGCTTATCTAGAAAGGTTGGGCCAGTTAAATGCTCGAATGGTATAAAATCTCTATCAGATTGTAAGCTGAAAGAAGTCAAAGGATGCAGCAATAACCTTTCTCTGAGTCTATTGTCTCTGGAGTTGACAAGCAAGTTAGAAATCAGTGCAGAGGAAGTAGTCAGTTGCTATGAATTGCCTGAAGTCTTGGATAAATTCTTTGGATGTCCATTTTGTCATGGAATGGAAACGAAATCTAGTAGTAGCGATAGTAACTTGAAAGAAGCAtctaagagaagagaagacggAACTGGCAAATTTTTATACTACCCCACAGTGATGGAATTTCAACAAAACAATCTCGAACACTTTCAGACACACTGGAGTAAAGGCCATCCTGTAGTAGTTCGCAGTGTGTTAAAGGGTGGTTTAAGCCAGAACTGGGATCCAGTAGCCATGTTCTGTTGCTATCTTATGACCATAAACAGCAAAACTGGCAATAGTACCGATTGTATGGATTGGTTTGAG GTAGAAATTGGCGTAAAGCAATTTTTTTTAGGGTCTTTGAGAGGAAAGGCTGAGACTAATACTTGTCAAGAAAGGCTGAAGCTGGAGGGATGGCTTTCGTCTTCATTGTTTAAAGAACAGTTTCCAAATCATTATGCTGAAATACTGAATATTTTACCAATTTCACACTACATGGATCCGAAGAGCGGACTACTAAATATCGCAGCCAACCTACCTGACACTGTACAAACACCTGATTTTGGTCCATGCCTCAATATTTCATACAGGAGTGGTGAAGAATATGCACTGCCTGATTCTGTGAAGAAGTTAGGTTTCGAAACTTGTGACATG GTTGatatcttgttatatgtcaCAGAAACACATGTATCCACTAAACAGATTTGTAGGATAAGAAAGCTTATGAAAAATATTGGAAGAGTAAGATCTAAAAACCCAGAGCAGGGGAGGGAGAGTAGATTTGATAAGGGAAAGAAACGAGATAGGTCTGAGGCATATGCTCAGAGAGATGGGTTGGATGGCTATCCCAGTTCTGATTCAGAATCTTCACAACACTGTTTAGGCGCTAAATGCAGAGGCACTAAGTTTGaaggagaggaaagagaaagttgCAACGACTCTTGTGAAGAAGAAAGCCTAAGCAACTCTTATGGTGCCCGGTGGGATGTATTTCAGAAACAAGATGTTTCTAAACTTCTCGAGTATATTAATAACCACTCTCTCGAGCTAGAATCCATGGATTCCAGCAAAAAAAAC GTGAGTCATCCATTACTTGAGCAGAGTTACTATCTTGATGAGTACCACAAAGAAAAGCTTAAGGAAGAGTTTG ACGTTGAACCATGGAGTTTTGATCAATGTGTTGGGGAAGCAGTCATCGTCCCTGCTGGATGTCCATACCAAAATAGAAAGAATAAG TCTTGCGTAAATGCGGTCGTGAAGTTTCTGTCACCTGAGCATGTTACTGAATCTATTAAACGAGTGGAGGAGCTCAATCAACTTCCTCAGAGCGTCAAAACGAAAGCAAATAAGATTGAG GTGAAGAAAATGGCAATTCATAAAATTAGCGAAGCTGTAAAGGAAATCCGGGAACTCACATCTTCAGATTCAACTGGTGCATCGAGATTATATAACTAG
- the LOC104722919 gene encoding uncharacterized protein LOC104722919 isoform X3, translating into MSETETVPDEFRCNRSDGKQWRCKRRALEGKKMCEAHHSSQSLKRSKQKASESMKLVRSRRGGGGGGGDEAACSEIEPSEHRIRAKRLGKSKRKRVMGEAEAMDEAVKKMKLKRGDLQLDLIRMVLKREVEKRKRLPNQKKKTKKVNSSNGGFGEFVGEELTRVLPNGVMAISPPSPTTSNVSSPCDVKVGEEPISVAKRRFRSKNIEPLPVGKMQVVPFKGDLVNGKKEKKKRCHWCGTRGFGDLISCLSCEREFFCIDCIEKRNKGSREEVEEKCPVCCGSCRCKVCSVTMSGVTECKDSQSVRSDIDRVLHLHYAVCMLLPVLKEINAEHKVEMENDAEKKGGNPAEPQVHSSESTSDDLQLWCTRSSSVLRLSCDQDQSQGSLSRKVGPVKCSNGIKSLSDCKLKEVKGCSNNLSLSLLSLELTSKLEISAEEVVSCYELPEVLDKFFGCPFCHGMETKSSSSDSNLKEASKRREDGTGKFLYYPTVMEFQQNNLEHFQTHWSKGHPVVVRSVLKGGLSQNWDPVAMFCCYLMTINSKTGNSTDCMDWFEVEIGVKQFFLGSLRGKAETNTCQERLKLEGWLSSSLFKEQFPNHYAEILNILPISHYMDPKSGLLNIAANLPDTVQTPDFGPCLNISYRSGEEYALPDSVKKLGFETCDMVDILLYVTETHVSTKQICRIRKLMKNIGRVRSKNPEQGRESRFDKGKKRDRSEAYAQRDGLDGYPSSDSESSQHCLGAKCRGTKFEGEERESCNDSCEEESLSNSYGARWDVFQKQDVSKLLEYINNHSLELESMDSSKKNVSHPLLEQSYYLDEYHKEKLKEEFDVEPWSFDQCVGEAVIVPAGCPYQNRKNKSCVNAVVKFLSPEHVTESIKRVEELNQLPQSVKTKANKIEVKKMAIHKISEAVKEIRELTSSDSTGASRLYN; encoded by the exons ATGTCGGAGACCGAGACCGTCCCAGACGAGTTTCGTTGCAACCGCTCCGATGGTAAGCAATGGAGGTGCAAGAGACGAGCTTTAGAGGGTAAAAAGATGTGCGAGGCTCATCACTCTTCTCAGAGCTTAAAGCGGAGTAAGCAGAAAGCTTCAGAGTCGATGAAGCTCGTTAGatcaagaagaggaggaggaggaggaggaggagacgaagCGGCGTGTTCTGAGATCGAACCGAGCGAACACAGAATTAGGGCTAAGAGATTGGGGAAATCGAAGAGGAAGCGAGTTATGGGTGAAGCTGAGGCTATGGATGAAGCGGTTAAGAAGATGAAGCTGAAGAGAGGGGATTTGCAGCTGGATTTGATTAGGATGGTGCTGAAGAGAGAAgttgagaagaggaagaggttaccgaatcagaagaagaagacgaagaaggtgaATAGTAGTAATGGTGGGTTTGGTGAATTTGTTGGAGAGGAGCTAACGAGGGTTCTTCCTAATGGTGTGATGGCGATTTCACCACCTTCTCCGACTACAAGTAATGTGTCTTCTCCTTGTGATGTTAAAGTTGGTGAAGAGCCAATTTCGGTTGCTAAACGAAGGTTTAGGTCTAAGAACATTGAACCTTTGCCTGTTGGCAAAATGCAG GTGGTTCCTTTCAAGGGGGATTTGGTCAAtggaaagaaggagaagaagaagaggtgtcATTGGTGTGGAACCAGAGGATTTGGGGATTTGATTAGTTGTTTGAGTTGTGAAAGAGAGTTCTTTTGCATTGATTGTATCGAGAAAAG GAACAAGGGGTCGAGAGAAGAAGTTGAGGAAAAATGCCCTGTATGCTGTGGATCATGCAGGTGCAAGGTTTGCTCAGTCACTATGTCTGGAGTCACTGAATGTAAG GATTCTCAGAGTGTCAGGAGTGATATTGACAGGGTTTTGCATCTGCATTATGCGGTGTGCATGCTTCTTCCAGTACTAAAAGAAATCAATGCAGAACACAAAGTAGAGATGGAGAATGACGCTGAAAAGAAAG GGGGAAATCCAGCTGAACCTCAAGTACATAGCTCTGAATCAACCTCTGATGATCTACAGCTCTG GTGCACCCGCAGTTCCTCAGTTCTCAGGCTAAGTTGTGACCAAGATCAGAGTCAAGGGAGCTTATCTAGAAAGGTTGGGCCAGTTAAATGCTCGAATGGTATAAAATCTCTATCAGATTGTAAGCTGAAAGAAGTCAAAGGATGCAGCAATAACCTTTCTCTGAGTCTATTGTCTCTGGAGTTGACAAGCAAGTTAGAAATCAGTGCAGAGGAAGTAGTCAGTTGCTATGAATTGCCTGAAGTCTTGGATAAATTCTTTGGATGTCCATTTTGTCATGGAATGGAAACGAAATCTAGTAGTAGCGATAGTAACTTGAAAGAAGCAtctaagagaagagaagacggAACTGGCAAATTTTTATACTACCCCACAGTGATGGAATTTCAACAAAACAATCTCGAACACTTTCAGACACACTGGAGTAAAGGCCATCCTGTAGTAGTTCGCAGTGTGTTAAAGGGTGGTTTAAGCCAGAACTGGGATCCAGTAGCCATGTTCTGTTGCTATCTTATGACCATAAACAGCAAAACTGGCAATAGTACCGATTGTATGGATTGGTTTGAG GTAGAAATTGGCGTAAAGCAATTTTTTTTAGGGTCTTTGAGAGGAAAGGCTGAGACTAATACTTGTCAAGAAAGGCTGAAGCTGGAGGGATGGCTTTCGTCTTCATTGTTTAAAGAACAGTTTCCAAATCATTATGCTGAAATACTGAATATTTTACCAATTTCACACTACATGGATCCGAAGAGCGGACTACTAAATATCGCAGCCAACCTACCTGACACTGTACAAACACCTGATTTTGGTCCATGCCTCAATATTTCATACAGGAGTGGTGAAGAATATGCACTGCCTGATTCTGTGAAGAAGTTAGGTTTCGAAACTTGTGACATG GTTGatatcttgttatatgtcaCAGAAACACATGTATCCACTAAACAGATTTGTAGGATAAGAAAGCTTATGAAAAATATTGGAAGAGTAAGATCTAAAAACCCAGAGCAGGGGAGGGAGAGTAGATTTGATAAGGGAAAGAAACGAGATAGGTCTGAGGCATATGCTCAGAGAGATGGGTTGGATGGCTATCCCAGTTCTGATTCAGAATCTTCACAACACTGTTTAGGCGCTAAATGCAGAGGCACTAAGTTTGaaggagaggaaagagaaagttgCAACGACTCTTGTGAAGAAGAAAGCCTAAGCAACTCTTATGGTGCCCGGTGGGATGTATTTCAGAAACAAGATGTTTCTAAACTTCTCGAGTATATTAATAACCACTCTCTCGAGCTAGAATCCATGGATTCCAGCAAAAAAAAC GTGAGTCATCCATTACTTGAGCAGAGTTACTATCTTGATGAGTACCACAAAGAAAAGCTTAAGGAAGAGTTTG ACGTTGAACCATGGAGTTTTGATCAATGTGTTGGGGAAGCAGTCATCGTCCCTGCTGGATGTCCATACCAAAATAGAAAGAATAAG TCTTGCGTAAATGCGGTCGTGAAGTTTCTGTCACCTGAGCATGTTACTGAATCTATTAAACGAGTGGAGGAGCTCAATCAACTTCCTCAGAGCGTCAAAACGAAAGCAAATAAGATTGAG GTGAAGAAAATGGCAATTCATAAAATTAGCGAAGCTGTAAAGGAAATCCGGGAACTCACATCTTCAGATTCAACTGGTGCATCGAGATTATATAACTAG